A genome region from Salvia splendens isolate huo1 chromosome 19, SspV2, whole genome shotgun sequence includes the following:
- the LOC121778413 gene encoding uncharacterized protein LOC121778413 — MTNSSIKGKKQISSPRAATVEGEPSDFWFRAYEARTDEDYSAAAWLRAACLCESHEIERNTEDLKRQFAEKEFFGLRKRCDVELGNNCKCILMVKEEKNNLLSKRVVGTLGLHIRYFADGQTFPDVETTLNLKKGIMPKPSRHVERRASDRYGYILNLCVVKSERRRGHATGMLQHAISIAKEGGIKKVFLHVYEDNEAAVKLYEKVGFKAVEAANYSSAPILLLFFLVY; from the exons ATGACGAATTCTTCAATAAAGGggaagaaacaaatatctagtCCGCGAGCAGCTACCGTCGAAGGAGAGCCATCTGATTTTTGGTTCCGGGCCTATGAGGCTCGAACCGATGAAGACTATTCT GCGGCAGCATGGCTGAGAGCAGCATGCCTCTGTGAGAGCCATGAAATTGAGAG AAATACCGAGGACTTAAAAAGGCAGTTTGCTGAAAAG GAATTCTTTGGATTGAGAAAGAGATGCGACGTCGAACTGGGGAATAACTGCAAATGCATTCTAATG GTGAAGGAGgaaaaaaacaatttattatcGAAACGCGTAGTTGGAACGCTGGGCTTGCACATTCGATACTTCGCAGATGGGCAAACATTTCCAGATGTAGAGACGACACTTAATCTAAAA AAAGGGATTATGCCTAAGCCTTCGAGGCATGTGGAGAGAAGAGCCTCTGACAGGTACGGCTATATTTTAAACCTTTGCGTGGTTAAATCCGAGCGGAGACGGGGGCACGCCACCGGGATGCTACAACATGCGATTTCCATTGCAAAGGAGGGAGGTATTAAGAAGGTGTTTCTACATGTGTATGAAGATAATGAAGCTGCAGTGAAATTGTATGAGAAGGTGGGGTTCAAGGCTGTTGAAGCAGCAAATTACTCTTCTGCTCCAATCTTGTTGCTGTTTTTTCTGGTTTATTAG